The genomic window TGAAAAGTGTAATCATTTTCAAACCTTGTTTCAATGAGATAAATATAGTTTTTTGCTAATACCATTTCATCTTCTAGAGTAACTATATCATCTTCATTTGTTTTGATTAAATTTTGATATAAAGATGCAAGGTTAATAATATACTCTTTTACTTTTTCTTTAGGTGAATAGTCAATTAGTGCATCAATAGTATTTAAACTATTATACAAAAAATGTGGGTTGAACTGAGATCTCAACAATCGTAACTCTAGTTCTTTTTGAATATTTGAAAACGTCGTAGTTCTTAGTTGATATTCATAATATTTTTTAGCGGAAATTAAAGCTAGTGGAAATGATAAATCACCTAAAGAACTATGAAAATTCATTATGAAAAGCTGTCCAAAAGGCATAAGTTCTTTCCAATTTATAAAACCATCTCGGGAAAGTTCACCAGATAAAAAAGTAAGAAAACCAATCAACCAAAAACTAGATAAAGTCAAAATAATTAATATTACATATTTTTTCTTTTTCACGAGAAAATTAATAAGCAATACCTTACTTACATATAGCAATAGAAGGACTTTAAGCCAAAAAACAGGAATGTCTATAAAGTATTCTACTAATTTATATTTCTGAACATAGAATTTAAAAATAAGCCATATAGTGGCAAAGACAAGATAACCTACTATAATTTTATAATCTGACTTGTTTAATTTAAAAGCATTTACTTTATAACTATACATATTTAAGAAATTAGTTAAAACGAAATGATTACGGAGTCATCAAATATTGAAGAAATACCATTGGAAGTTGTGATTGGTTTGCATTTGTAAACATTATATACCCCCATTTTGTTTCTGGTTCAATGATAAAAATACTAGAATACCCGGAATTGTTACCACCATGTCCATAAACGAACCCAAAGGGTAAAGTAACTTTCGCAAACCCAAGTGTCCAATCTGTAACACCTAATTGTTTTTGGGGATGTCCATCGGGTAAAGTAAATTGAGTTTTAAAAAGCTCGTCATAACTTTCTTTTGATAACCCTTCTTTATTCATTAAAGCAATTAACCACTTTGAAAAATCCAAGGCTTCAGAATGAATAGAAAATGCTGAACCAAATATTTTTGGGTCATCATCTTCGCCAACAACTTTTCCATCTTTGTATCCTTCTGCTTTATTCTTCATATTATAGGAATCTTGGATAAATTTTGTATACTTCAACTTCAACCTAGCCGCAACTCGTTTTTGGTATACTTTTTCTAATCCGGCATCATCTGTTTTTAGAATATATGCTAAAACTTTAGCCAAGTATTGGTATCCTTCTCCAGAATATTGAAAGGCTGTTCCCGGTTCAAATGATATAAACAACTTATTTTCTTTATAATCTGATCTCCAATTTGGAAACCCTGTTGTATGAGTAAGGACCATTCTGGCTGTTATCTTCTTGTAGCGCTCATCGTGAGCAATAGCTTCATAGGGTAAATATGTACAAAGAGGTTTATCTAAATCTATTATTCCCTCTTCCACAAAACTCATAATAAAATATGCAAATAATGGTTTTGAAAGCGAAGCTCCTTCAAATAGGGTACTCTTTGAAACTTTTTTCTCTTTACCTATATCTGCATATCCTTTTATTAAGTGATAAACAACCTTTCCATCATTAATAATTGCCAAGGACAATCCAGGTACATTAAGTGTTTTCATCTTTGCTTCAATAAATGTTTCAATTGAATCGAAGGAAACTTCTTTTCCAATAAGATTTTTTAAGGTGTTTTTAGTTTTTCTTTCTTGTCCGTATACTTGATTTTGAAATATGGACGACATTATAGCTAATAACGTAATTAGAAATAATTTACGAGTAAATAACATAATAGTTTGTATTTGATATTAGGCTAGCAAGATGACTTAATTCAAAAAATATTAAAAGTATAAAAAACCAAACAAGGATAATAAACAGTTTAGATAGGATAAAATTTAGTTTAGGAATAATTTAATACTAATATTTATAAAGTCATTCCATACACATTCCCACTTCACTCCTATCCCTTCGACTCCGCTCAGGACAGGATAGCTTCGGACAAAGCGTATACCATTACATTTTTGAAGAAACTTTTAGAAAGAAAAAATAAGAAGATTAGTAGTTGTAAAAGCTTTTTATTAAGGCAGAGTTACCTAAAGTAGAACATTATAGTACAAATACATATTATAGCAAATTGGCGGATATAGTATATTATAAATCGAGTATTTGATCAAATATCCATGAAATTTTTTTTACGCAATTCTAGTGAAGTTGTCTCAAGAGTATAAAATTACTCTCACGAGATAATTTCTATTCACATGCTCACTGTAGAATACAGATTAAACATTTTCCAGGTTTGCATATCCTTTTGTCTTGATACTAAAAAGAAACAAAAAATAAGGCTGTATAAACTTTAGAAACAATCACTGCTCAATCGCTATATTTTAGGAAACATTTTAACCATTTAAGTTTGTTTTGAACTCGCTTTAAACTTTCTTCTTCTTAAGAATATGTATTGCTAGCCCTCTAAGATATGTGCACTCATTCTCCTATTGTTTTGGCCAAAGTTTTCTGAGACCGTTTTGCCAACGCTTCATCTGGGTAAAAACAAACTGTTTCTATTTTACATAATAATTAGTTCTCAATCGGTATTGATACCCTAATTTGATTCAGTACATTATTATAAAGATCTATTTCTACCGCATCTGTTTCAATAGAAATAACTAAACTATATTTAACCGAAGAATTATAGCGATTAAGTTTTTTTCTACTTTTCCACCATCCTCCAACTGGAAAAACGGCTAATTTGTTTCTCAATGCTAAATCAGCGGCTGAACCAACCCAAATATCTTTATGAATACTTCCTTTATCTCTTACTTGACTTCCAAGCATCCAGTTTTCACTACCTTCAGCTACATAATTTTCCTGACTATCTTTAATAGCTTTGCTAACTCTAGCTTTAAATGCATCTTCACTTTCGTTACTATCAATCATTTTAAACCTCAAGCCATGTGATTTGTATGACTGGTCACTAGTATATCTTTTATTTCCAGGATTTGGTTCAATGAAATAAGATAAAG from Aquimarina sp. ERC-38 includes these protein-coding regions:
- a CDS encoding sensor histidine kinase → MYSYKVNAFKLNKSDYKIIVGYLVFATIWLIFKFYVQKYKLVEYFIDIPVFWLKVLLLLYVSKVLLINFLVKKKKYVILIILTLSSFWLIGFLTFLSGELSRDGFINWKELMPFGQLFIMNFHSSLGDLSFPLALISAKKYYEYQLRTTTFSNIQKELELRLLRSQFNPHFLYNSLNTIDALIDYSPKEKVKEYIINLASLYQNLIKTNEDDIVTLEDEMVLAKNYIYLIETRFENDYTFHVAEKGPIKGVYLPSGVLLSALENVVKHNEPQNNVSIVTTIAIDHKTVTITNTISNPKVVNESLGTGLQSLKKRYELLSDKMIEINSSAMHFILVLPLLKVVN
- a CDS encoding serine hydrolase domain-containing protein, which codes for MLFTRKLFLITLLAIMSSIFQNQVYGQERKTKNTLKNLIGKEVSFDSIETFIEAKMKTLNVPGLSLAIINDGKVVYHLIKGYADIGKEKKVSKSTLFEGASLSKPLFAYFIMSFVEEGIIDLDKPLCTYLPYEAIAHDERYKKITARMVLTHTTGFPNWRSDYKENKLFISFEPGTAFQYSGEGYQYLAKVLAYILKTDDAGLEKVYQKRVAARLKLKYTKFIQDSYNMKNKAEGYKDGKVVGEDDDPKIFGSAFSIHSEALDFSKWLIALMNKEGLSKESYDELFKTQFTLPDGHPQKQLGVTDWTLGFAKVTLPFGFVYGHGGNNSGYSSIFIIEPETKWGYIMFTNANQSQLPMVFLQYLMTP